The following coding sequences lie in one Rutidosis leptorrhynchoides isolate AG116_Rl617_1_P2 chromosome 6, CSIRO_AGI_Rlap_v1, whole genome shotgun sequence genomic window:
- the LOC139854938 gene encoding uncharacterized protein, giving the protein MHRQSLGSPASKLHSHGVFFPGAGIIKDDIDTEFISENNKLSVSSSSNNTNDVERKSQKSVSVSVSSSTRLVHLIPFLTFLCFVILYLSSHDPSTTELAQFSGYTTLSSEKALIGSIEIDANIRRGFIEIEKSNVLAIRSMRNLKQQQDRSRFHRKLGQ; this is encoded by the exons ATGCACCGTCAATCACTCGGATCACCGGCTTCTAAACTTCACAGCCACGGCGTCTTCTTCCCCGGCGCCGGAATTATCAAAGACGACATTGACACTGAATTCATCTCAGAAAACAATAAATTATCAGTTTCATCTTCATCTAACAACACGAACGATGTAGAACGCAAGTCACAGAAATCAGTATCAGTATCTGTATCTTCTTCTACAAGACTCGTTCACCTAATTCCGTTCCTCACATTCTTATGTTTCGTAATCCTCTATCTATCATCTCACGATCCTTCTACAACCG AATTAGCTCAATTCAGTGGATACACAACGCTTTCGTCGGAAAAAGCTCTTATAG GTTCGATTGAAATCGATGCTAATATCAGAAGAGGATTTATTGAGATCGAGAAGAGCAATGTTTTAGCGATTCGAAGTATGAGAAACTTAAAGCAGCAACAAGATCGAAGTCGTTTCCACCGGAAATTAGGTCAATAA